Proteins encoded in a region of the Flavobacterium sp. MDT1-60 genome:
- a CDS encoding DUF1573 domain-containing protein: MKKIILFVMVAVIGITASNAQSTKKAKVAKVEGAGMVFENETIDYGTIAHNADGNRQFVFVNNGTKPLIITNTQGSCGCTVPTTPKEPIAPGAKGIIGVKYATDRVGAFTKTVTVTSNAEGQPTKVLTIKGTVLPDPVKS; this comes from the coding sequence ATGAAAAAAATAATTTTATTTGTTATGGTTGCTGTAATTGGAATTACAGCTTCAAACGCTCAAAGCACTAAAAAAGCTAAAGTTGCTAAAGTTGAAGGAGCCGGAATGGTTTTTGAAAACGAAACAATTGATTACGGAACTATCGCTCACAATGCTGATGGTAACCGTCAGTTTGTTTTTGTAAATAACGGAACAAAACCATTAATCATTACAAACACTCAGGGATCTTGTGGCTGTACTGTACCTACAACACCAAAAGAGCCAATCGCTCCAGGTGCTAAAGGTATTATTGGTGTAAAATATGCTACTGACAGAGTTGGTGCTTTTACAAAAACAGTAACAGTTACTTCTAACGCAGAAGGACAACCTACAAAAGTACTTACTATCAAAGGTACTGTTTTACCAGATCCGGTAAAAAGCTAA
- a CDS encoding RNA methyltransferase, which produces MRKLENSELDRKSIEDFKKSDKTPLILVLDDIRSLHNIGSVFRTADAFLIEKIILCGITATPPNKEIHKTALGATETVAWEHHENVLEVIENLKKENVLTLAIEQVESSVFLQDFKVVKNQKYALVFGNEVYGVAQEAVAICDGCIEIPQLGTKHSLNIAVSAGIVVWDLFQKLNWPSVE; this is translated from the coding sequence ATGAGAAAACTTGAAAATAGCGAACTGGATCGCAAATCGATTGAAGATTTTAAAAAATCAGACAAAACACCTCTAATTTTAGTTTTGGATGATATTCGCAGTTTGCACAATATTGGTTCTGTATTTAGAACTGCCGATGCTTTTTTGATTGAAAAAATCATTTTATGCGGTATTACTGCAACTCCTCCAAACAAAGAAATTCACAAAACAGCCCTTGGTGCTACAGAAACCGTAGCTTGGGAACATCATGAAAATGTACTAGAAGTTATTGAAAATCTTAAAAAAGAAAACGTGTTGACGCTCGCCATTGAACAAGTGGAAAGTTCCGTTTTTCTTCAGGATTTTAAAGTTGTGAAAAATCAAAAATATGCATTGGTTTTTGGGAACGAAGTATATGGCGTTGCACAAGAAGCCGTGGCTATTTGTGATGGCTGTATTGAAATTCCGCAATTAGGAACTAAACACTCCCTAAACATTGCTGTTAGTGCGGGAATCGTAGTTTGGGATTTATTCCAGAAATTAAACTGGCCAAGTGTTGAGTAA
- a CDS encoding T9SS type B sorting domain-containing protein encodes MKTINFFKITILFFVLCFNQSHANERVNTLDKAKTKPVNDTLKLNKRKNTKVTFAVTPPVLKATGDQLYCPQTNIKIVETFSLTHDPLETGTQAAYIQVSSGYSSGFDILSLSNTLAHPTIVTDWDPVAGKLTLSKVGGGDVLYSDLEAAIKDVVFSNSSATASGTRTFSITVGQANYLPSTGHYYLYVPSIGITWTAAKIAAETSNYYGLKGYLATLLSADEAKLSGEQASGTGWIGGSDQETEGVWKWVTGPEAGTVMSYTFWNTNEPNNLGNEDYAHITQPGVGIRGSWNDLSNSGSLTPGDNYQPKGYVVEYGGSPGELPLEIAASTKITIPVATALTPNPICDSGSFTINATATSGATISWYDQTTGGTPLATGSSFTTPVINTTTTYYVDAGCESNRKSVVAVVNKTPTTPAVASSNVSRCGPGSVNLQATTNVGFINWYTNATGGIPVFSGNNFTTPTISSNAVYYAEASNNSCLNTNRTAVNISIYTPPVVTDEEVPLCQNQKKIIDAGISGMTYLWSTGATTQTIEVGTGGTYTVDVTSPAPEGCTSRKTIKVEEHEIPQIDRIDVNGTRVVIYLKKEQDYFEYSVDGTNFQDSNVFYDVPGGLQTAYVREKSGCGGTAKNFVVLVFPAFFTPNNDTFNDFWEVTGMENYPQAQVTIFDRYGKLLAQLSISRMSWDGTFNKTPLPASDYWYALKIDNTQPVLRGHFSLKR; translated from the coding sequence ATGAAAACTATCAATTTCTTTAAAATAACCATTTTATTTTTTGTTTTATGTTTTAATCAATCTCATGCAAATGAAAGAGTTAACACATTGGATAAGGCCAAGACAAAACCTGTCAATGATACCCTTAAATTAAATAAACGAAAAAATACAAAAGTTACCTTTGCAGTCACTCCTCCTGTACTTAAAGCAACCGGAGATCAATTATATTGCCCTCAAACTAACATAAAGATTGTTGAAACATTCTCACTAACCCATGATCCTCTGGAAACAGGCACTCAAGCTGCTTATATTCAAGTTTCTTCCGGTTACTCTAGTGGTTTTGACATTTTATCACTTTCTAATACTTTAGCGCATCCAACAATCGTAACGGATTGGGATCCTGTTGCCGGAAAATTAACATTATCAAAAGTAGGCGGAGGAGATGTTTTATATTCTGACCTAGAAGCTGCTATTAAAGATGTAGTGTTTTCTAATTCATCAGCTACAGCCTCAGGAACCAGAACTTTTTCGATAACAGTTGGCCAAGCCAATTATTTACCTTCTACTGGACATTATTATTTATATGTACCCAGTATTGGCATTACATGGACGGCTGCAAAAATAGCAGCTGAAACAAGTAATTATTATGGTCTGAAAGGATATCTGGCAACTCTTTTATCAGCTGATGAAGCCAAGTTAAGCGGAGAACAAGCCTCAGGAACAGGATGGATTGGAGGAAGCGATCAGGAAACTGAAGGTGTCTGGAAATGGGTAACCGGCCCTGAAGCCGGAACAGTAATGTCCTATACTTTCTGGAATACCAACGAACCAAACAACTTAGGCAATGAAGATTATGCCCACATTACACAACCAGGAGTAGGAATTAGAGGCTCCTGGAATGACTTATCAAATAGCGGATCATTAACTCCGGGAGACAACTATCAACCTAAAGGCTATGTGGTTGAATATGGAGGATCTCCCGGCGAACTTCCGTTAGAAATAGCTGCAAGTACCAAAATTACAATTCCGGTTGCGACTGCACTTACTCCAAACCCAATTTGTGATTCAGGAAGTTTTACCATAAATGCAACTGCAACTTCTGGCGCTACAATTAGTTGGTACGATCAGACAACAGGAGGTACTCCTTTGGCAACTGGAAGTTCTTTTACAACTCCTGTAATTAATACTACTACGACTTATTATGTCGATGCTGGTTGCGAATCAAATCGTAAATCAGTTGTTGCTGTTGTAAATAAAACGCCCACAACACCAGCTGTCGCTTCATCTAATGTTTCGAGATGTGGCCCCGGAAGTGTAAATCTACAAGCAACAACAAATGTTGGCTTTATCAATTGGTACACCAATGCAACAGGAGGAATACCAGTTTTCAGTGGAAATAATTTTACAACACCTACCATTTCATCCAATGCTGTATATTACGCAGAGGCTTCAAATAATAGCTGTCTCAACACCAATCGTACAGCAGTTAATATTAGTATCTACACACCACCTGTTGTTACCGATGAAGAAGTTCCATTATGTCAAAATCAAAAGAAAATAATAGATGCCGGAATATCCGGAATGACTTATTTATGGTCTACAGGAGCTACAACTCAAACTATTGAAGTTGGCACAGGCGGAACTTATACTGTAGATGTTACAAGTCCTGCACCTGAAGGTTGTACTAGCCGAAAAACAATTAAAGTTGAAGAGCATGAAATTCCGCAAATAGATCGTATCGATGTTAATGGAACCAGAGTTGTCATTTACCTAAAGAAAGAACAAGATTATTTTGAGTATTCTGTTGACGGAACAAATTTTCAGGACTCTAATGTCTTTTATGATGTTCCGGGTGGACTACAGACTGCATATGTAAGAGAGAAAAGTGGATGTGGCGGTACTGCTAAAAACTTCGTAGTACTTGTTTTTCCTGCATTCTTTACTCCAAACAATGATACTTTTAATGATTTTTGGGAAGTAACCGGAATGGAAAACTATCCACAAGCACAAGTCACTATTTTTGATCGTTACGGAAAATTATTAGCACAATTAAGTATTTCAAGGATGAGTT